Proteins encoded by one window of Cyanobium sp. NS01:
- a CDS encoding Ycf51 family protein encodes MSTDPILFSAGEWLGAASGVLALLTIAGFLQRWGIRFRLVGITSFTALLALSCLAFAISYRPRVTVPGALAVPVVYDNGGDLVIATASADFPLEAALPSVEQVALNLRNSGRSTPTGLVHVRLRRVEAIGPGLNAPVVLAEATRNLNTGTVEIDPG; translated from the coding sequence ATGTCCACCGACCCGATCCTGTTCAGCGCGGGGGAGTGGCTCGGCGCCGCCAGCGGGGTTCTGGCCCTGCTGACCATCGCCGGCTTCCTGCAGCGCTGGGGCATCCGCTTCCGGCTGGTTGGCATCACCAGCTTCACCGCCTTGCTGGCCCTCTCCTGCCTGGCCTTCGCGATCAGCTACCGCCCCCGGGTCACCGTGCCGGGCGCCCTGGCCGTGCCGGTGGTGTACGACAACGGCGGGGATCTGGTGATCGCCACCGCCAGCGCGGACTTCCCCCTGGAGGCGGCGCTGCCGAGCGTGGAGCAGGTGGCCCTGAACCTGCGCAACAGCGGCCGCAGCACCCCCACGGGCCTGGTGCACGTGCGGCTGCGCCGGGTCGAGGCGATCGGCCCCGGGCTGAACGCGCCTGTGGTGCTGGCGGAAGCCACGCGCAACCTCAACACCGGCACAGTGGAGATCGACCCTGGCTGA
- the glgB gene encoding 1,4-alpha-glucan branching protein GlgB: MAVPTVEWMVDDARRLAECRHDHPFAVLGHQPLGGGSWVVRAWLPEAEQVSLLSGELSLPMTAPHHPWVFEAELSHDPGPAYRLRVQRGGLTHEAHDPWAFRDEWMGELDRHLFAEGNHHHIWHRMGAHRLERDGVAGVMFCLWAPNARSVAVLGPFNNWDGRHHPMQSRLGGCWELFIPGLDAGAIYKYEVRSQAGHCYQKADPYGFRHEVRPANASIVEPLGHFAWSDDGWMGQRDSRNPLDQPISVYEMHLGSWMHGSAEQPFLEENGRARTPIQAADLKPGARLLTYPELADRLIPYVKARGFTHIELMPISEHPFDGSWGYQVTGWYAPTSRYGTPDEFRAFVNRCHAEGLGVILDWVPGHFPKDAHGLAFFDGAHLYEHADPRIGEHKEWGTLIFNYSRNEVRNFLVANLIYWFEEFHIDGIRVDAVASMLYRDYLRPDGEWLANEQGGRENTEAVLFLQQANHVLFQHFPGALSIAEESTTWPMVTQPTDIGGLGFNLKWNMGWMHDMLDYFELDPLDRQYHQNNVTFSIWYAYTENFMLALSHDEVVHGKSHLLHKMPGDDWQKFANVRALLAFMWTHPGKKTIFMGMEFGQRSEWNVWGDLQWDLLNHAPHQGIQHLVDDLNVFYRSERALWGDDFNEYGFQWIDCSDNRHSVISFMRRESATGHWLVVVANFTPQSHSHYRIGVPVEGYYNEVFNTDAERYGGSNLGNLGGRCTEDWALHGYEHSLDLCLPPLAVLVFQRDEKRSQRVCDERTAEALPAA; encoded by the coding sequence ATGGCGGTCCCCACTGTGGAGTGGATGGTGGACGATGCCCGCCGCCTGGCGGAGTGCCGCCATGACCATCCCTTTGCCGTGCTCGGGCATCAGCCCCTGGGAGGCGGCAGCTGGGTGGTGCGGGCCTGGCTGCCGGAAGCGGAGCAGGTGAGCCTGCTGAGCGGCGAGCTCAGCCTGCCGATGACCGCACCCCACCACCCCTGGGTGTTTGAGGCGGAGCTGTCCCACGACCCCGGCCCGGCCTATCGGCTGCGGGTTCAACGGGGGGGCCTCACCCATGAGGCCCACGACCCCTGGGCCTTCCGCGACGAGTGGATGGGCGAACTCGATCGCCATCTTTTTGCCGAGGGCAACCACCACCACATCTGGCACCGCATGGGGGCCCATCGGCTCGAGCGAGACGGTGTCGCCGGCGTGATGTTCTGCCTGTGGGCACCCAATGCCCGCAGCGTGGCGGTGCTGGGCCCCTTCAACAACTGGGATGGTCGCCACCATCCGATGCAGTCGCGGCTGGGAGGCTGCTGGGAACTGTTCATCCCGGGTCTGGACGCCGGCGCCATCTACAAGTACGAGGTGCGCTCCCAGGCCGGCCACTGCTACCAGAAGGCCGACCCCTACGGCTTCCGCCACGAGGTGCGGCCCGCCAATGCCTCGATCGTGGAGCCGCTGGGTCACTTCGCCTGGAGCGACGACGGCTGGATGGGCCAGCGGGACAGCCGCAATCCGCTGGATCAGCCGATTTCGGTGTACGAGATGCACCTCGGCAGCTGGATGCACGGCAGCGCCGAGCAGCCCTTTCTGGAAGAGAACGGCCGGGCCAGAACGCCGATCCAGGCCGCAGATCTCAAACCGGGAGCACGGCTTCTCACCTATCCCGAACTGGCCGACAGGCTGATTCCCTACGTGAAGGCCCGGGGCTTCACCCACATCGAGCTGATGCCGATCTCCGAGCATCCCTTCGATGGCTCATGGGGCTACCAGGTGACGGGCTGGTACGCCCCCACCAGCCGCTACGGCACACCGGATGAATTCCGCGCCTTCGTCAACCGCTGCCATGCCGAGGGGCTGGGCGTGATTCTCGACTGGGTGCCCGGCCACTTCCCCAAGGATGCCCATGGGCTGGCGTTCTTTGATGGGGCCCACCTCTACGAGCATGCCGATCCGCGCATTGGTGAGCACAAGGAATGGGGCACCTTGATCTTCAACTACAGCCGCAATGAGGTGCGCAACTTCCTGGTTGCCAATCTGATCTATTGGTTTGAGGAATTCCACATCGATGGCATTCGCGTTGATGCGGTGGCCTCGATGCTCTACCGCGACTACCTGCGCCCCGATGGGGAGTGGCTGGCCAACGAGCAGGGGGGGCGCGAGAACACCGAAGCGGTGCTGTTCCTGCAGCAGGCCAATCATGTGCTGTTCCAGCACTTCCCCGGCGCCCTTTCCATTGCTGAGGAGTCGACAACCTGGCCCATGGTGACCCAGCCCACCGACATCGGCGGCCTCGGCTTCAACCTGAAGTGGAACATGGGCTGGATGCACGACATGCTCGATTATTTCGAGCTGGATCCGCTAGATCGCCAGTACCACCAGAACAACGTCACGTTCTCGATCTGGTATGCCTACACCGAGAACTTCATGCTGGCCCTCAGCCATGATGAGGTGGTGCACGGCAAGAGCCATCTGCTGCACAAGATGCCGGGTGACGACTGGCAGAAGTTCGCCAACGTGCGCGCCCTGCTCGCCTTCATGTGGACCCACCCCGGTAAAAAGACCATCTTCATGGGCATGGAGTTTGGCCAGCGCTCCGAGTGGAATGTGTGGGGTGACCTGCAGTGGGACCTGCTCAACCACGCCCCCCATCAGGGCATCCAGCACCTCGTGGACGACCTCAACGTCTTCTACCGCTCCGAGCGGGCGCTCTGGGGCGACGACTTCAACGAGTACGGCTTCCAGTGGATTGATTGCAGTGACAACCGCCACTCCGTGATCAGTTTCATGCGACGCGAGAGTGCCACGGGTCACTGGCTGGTGGTGGTGGCCAACTTCACACCCCAGAGCCACTCCCACTACCGCATCGGTGTGCCTGTGGAGGGCTACTACAACGAGGTGTTCAACACCGACGCCGAGCGCTACGGCGGCAGCAACCTCGGCAACCTCGGCGGCCGCTGCACCGAGGACTGGGCCCTGCACGGCTACGAGCACTCCCTGGATCTGTGCCTGCCCCCCCTGGCCGTGCTGGTGTTTCAGCGGGATGAGAAGCGCAGTCAGAGGGTCTGTGACGAACGGACCGCCGAAGCCCTGCCAGCCGCCTGA
- a CDS encoding DUF3887 domain-containing protein, with protein MRFSLPSGSPRSLPLLPARALTLAAGLLLLSGTPPLLPQPALADAAAAAAEATNGLTVEEARAAANRILKAVQSRDPNLRFAQFSEELKAISSPQMVAETMRTQPDLLSWTLLSVRGGLASTTVEASLTTSDGVRDLFIVLNPEGELTGYHFDLTDAKASRVAADFVRSLSRGHFISARSFLSLPLQEELTTATLQSRWMQLQRSTGNFVRVVRVIEASQSDDSQLVLVNTEFNRLTDNLFVILNSNNEITGVDFPQDPNPPQKAPAPAR; from the coding sequence ATGCGGTTTTCCCTGCCGTCGGGCTCCCCGCGTTCCTTGCCGCTCCTGCCGGCCAGGGCCCTCACCCTCGCTGCGGGCCTCCTGCTGCTCTCCGGCACGCCCCCCCTGCTCCCTCAGCCGGCCCTGGCCGATGCTGCCGCGGCCGCGGCTGAAGCGACCAACGGGCTCACGGTGGAGGAGGCCCGCGCGGCGGCGAACCGGATCCTGAAGGCGGTGCAGAGCCGCGATCCCAACCTCCGCTTTGCCCAGTTCTCCGAAGAGCTCAAGGCCATCAGCAGCCCCCAGATGGTGGCGGAAACGATGCGCACTCAGCCGGATCTGCTGAGCTGGACCCTGCTCAGCGTGCGCGGCGGTCTGGCCTCCACCACCGTGGAGGCCAGCCTCACCACCAGTGATGGGGTACGCGACCTGTTCATCGTGCTCAACCCCGAGGGCGAGCTCACCGGCTACCACTTCGACCTCACCGATGCCAAGGCCAGCCGCGTGGCAGCGGACTTCGTGCGCTCCCTCAGCAGGGGGCATTTCATCAGTGCCCGCAGCTTCCTCTCCCTGCCGCTGCAGGAGGAGCTCACCACGGCCACGCTCCAATCGCGCTGGATGCAACTGCAGCGGAGCACCGGCAACTTCGTGCGGGTGGTGCGGGTGATCGAGGCCAGCCAATCCGACGACAGTCAGCTGGTGCTGGTCAACACGGAGTTCAACCGCCTCACCGACAACCTCTTCGTGATCCTCAACAGCAACAACGAGATCACGGGCGTGGATTTTCCCCAGGATCCCAACCCCCCGCAGAAAGCCCCGGCTCCAGCCCGCTGA
- a CDS encoding CocE/NonD family hydrolase, which produces MVPQAEGSGPPSPQDHWLTCRDGVRLVSRIWEPEGEGPWPVLLMRQPYGRAIASTVTYAHPSWYASHGFLVVVQDVRGRGDSEGDFAGFAQEARDGTDTLRWARQLPGSNGRLGCYGFSYQGLAQLLLDADGPLPDCLAPAMAGLDERLHWASSGGAHWWALGLGWGLQLAAERLRRRGDSQGWLEIRGALDSGQFLSTGPELMQRHDPGGMALRWLRSDAGEPTAWSRHSPPDALWRQPMLLIGGWHDPHLSGVLDLWQQARRRGGQPLLRLGAWSHLRWDGGLDGLQLRFFRHHLQDAPLEPTGTPAVEAAQDLAQAVALQDCRGGPWLRGRSEAPGGREQTPGPRSWALGSAGLAAVDPQEGWLAASAPGDGGGGGGGARPRQPVSWVHDPWRPVPGRGGHLGLDAGLCERSDLDRRTDVACFSSTPLEAPELIAGWPRLELQVAADQDGFDLCAALSVLERSGAVRQLCTGVLRQRGPHCRQVRCLTLHLQPLWTRLEPGERLRLSLAGAAWPQLAVNPGTGDQPWGGADSRHRVITYWLATAESRLTIAPFAWTEAGANCGH; this is translated from the coding sequence GTGGTCCCCCAGGCTGAGGGCTCGGGTCCGCCTTCTCCCCAGGACCACTGGCTCACCTGCCGGGATGGCGTGCGGCTGGTGAGCCGGATCTGGGAACCGGAGGGGGAGGGCCCCTGGCCCGTGCTGTTGATGCGCCAGCCCTACGGCCGCGCCATCGCCTCCACGGTGACCTACGCCCATCCCAGCTGGTATGCCAGCCACGGCTTCCTGGTGGTGGTGCAGGACGTGCGGGGCCGGGGCGATTCGGAGGGGGACTTCGCCGGCTTCGCCCAGGAGGCCCGCGATGGCACAGACACGTTGCGGTGGGCCAGGCAGCTGCCTGGCAGCAACGGCCGTCTTGGTTGCTATGGCTTCTCCTACCAGGGATTGGCTCAGCTGCTGCTGGACGCTGACGGCCCCCTGCCGGACTGCCTGGCTCCCGCCATGGCCGGACTCGATGAGCGCCTGCACTGGGCCAGCAGCGGCGGCGCTCACTGGTGGGCCCTCGGCCTTGGCTGGGGCCTGCAGCTGGCGGCCGAGCGCCTGCGTCGCCGCGGCGACAGCCAGGGCTGGCTCGAGATCCGCGGCGCCCTCGACAGCGGCCAGTTTCTGAGCACGGGCCCGGAGCTGATGCAGCGCCACGACCCGGGCGGCATGGCCCTGCGCTGGTTGCGCAGCGATGCGGGCGAACCCACCGCCTGGAGCCGCCACAGCCCGCCGGATGCCCTCTGGCGCCAGCCGATGCTGCTGATCGGCGGCTGGCACGACCCCCATCTCTCAGGAGTGCTGGATCTCTGGCAGCAGGCCCGCCGTCGAGGCGGCCAGCCCCTGTTGCGCCTCGGCGCCTGGAGCCATTTGCGCTGGGACGGTGGCCTCGATGGGCTGCAACTGCGCTTTTTCCGCCACCACCTCCAGGACGCTCCCCTGGAGCCCACTGGGACGCCTGCCGTGGAGGCCGCCCAGGACCTGGCCCAGGCTGTGGCCCTCCAGGACTGCCGCGGAGGCCCCTGGCTGCGGGGCCGGAGCGAAGCGCCAGGTGGACGGGAGCAGACCCCTGGGCCTCGCAGCTGGGCGCTCGGCAGTGCCGGGCTGGCTGCCGTGGACCCGCAGGAGGGCTGGCTGGCGGCCAGCGCCCCTGGCGACGGTGGCGGTGGCGGTGGCGGGGCCCGGCCGCGTCAGCCCGTGAGCTGGGTGCACGATCCCTGGCGGCCGGTGCCGGGGCGGGGTGGGCATCTCGGCCTCGATGCCGGCCTCTGCGAGCGCAGCGACCTGGATCGGCGCACCGACGTGGCCTGCTTCAGCTCCACCCCCCTGGAGGCCCCTGAGCTGATCGCCGGCTGGCCGCGGCTGGAGCTGCAGGTTGCCGCCGATCAGGACGGTTTCGACCTCTGCGCCGCCCTGTCGGTGCTGGAGCGCAGCGGGGCGGTGCGCCAGCTCTGTACCGGCGTGCTGCGCCAACGGGGCCCCCACTGCCGCCAGGTCCGCTGCCTGACCCTGCACCTGCAGCCCCTCTGGACCCGCCTGGAGCCGGGGGAGCGGCTGCGGCTGTCCCTGGCTGGAGCGGCCTGGCCCCAGCTGGCCGTGAACCCGGGAACGGGGGATCAACCCTGGGGCGGCGCAGACAGCCGCCACCGGGTGATCACCTACTGGCTGGCCACGGCGGAGTCCAGGCTGACCATCGCACCCTTCGCCTGGACAGAAGCTGGGGCAAACTGTGGCCATTGA
- a CDS encoding translocation/assembly module TamB domain-containing protein gives MGRPTPLLLASVATMAATGVAIGSADALLAGVYRRVQPRLESTLGRALGHPLQLGPYRGLGWSGLTLGPSRVLPGPDDASTLDVRQLSLSLDPLASLRLRRPVLQLGLVGLEANLRRNAQGRYWVLPPDDPNAEPPRLDLRLRLEQPAQLNVAPAGVSLQVEGSADLKLHLETIKLRALVRPSGPAAGQDGSLRLVGEGNWGKQSAKAQLLSQGFPLQLPARFLGLPGSLKGDGSGRLTFSWRDGGPQCEGELQLQRVQWQAPGSNPPLSLREPRLRCRGQLISLPATSWRWGDFDGRVGLQARWQRQQLALDTLEVLRLNSWLRVRGELGKRLQLDGSWQLLPSELPQTQGTPPGLLGEALRGQLQVRGSWPRPQVEAALSQASNPVIGSWNGLLRWNGEQLRLERLRSAHLTASGSLPLRFNPGQPLRPGPLDLRLAISDFPLPKLSAAVGTDLEGVLNASGSIRGPLTGLTPDFALTVSSPGAGPLRVSETWSGDWFGNAAGGGRLAMRAVGTTEPATLEASLDRRWVPESVLLRRSGGALALRGSPRLYRWTADAFPLDGVMLTLGPRSQRQPLKGALSGAGELELQPLAFSGQASLDRPVLLGVWAEEASISGRYTERRYQARVDVVPLSGGGVAIDWSGRWKGPFQATVTGRELRDPLVRQLLEAWPLWQGEGQLARGTASDLGTFLIDTLGGSLDGQLAALELARTALQGARRDPLSGLTVAQRLEKLAGRFDLDATLTGPRLVDTRADLSIRAHLWLPGQDQDLALTSEPVQVTLQGPFRMGQGQLSLSGLPLALVALLTPVPETLRGRIAAQGRYSLGGADPELSLDFALEDGALGEAPLLLERGAVAVAGDVLNVDLALRAEGAESNVELAGQVPLNPAREGLELRLASRDDGLRFLTELARPELEWNAGGGDLQLLVRGSLDDPIANGFLRFRDAALTLVGQKVENLQATVLFDFEQLFLQEFTAQVGPQGSISGSGSLGLLEPAVMEDGEPSQLSLELTDVPFALPRVKAVAAGSLLVSGSLAALDIGGDLSMSKGTINVQPEGAAPAAGDSTTTVSREALQNWDFSRALDLLGPGVESRASANLRDLLPAASVIGFDDLRLSLGPDLTVVVPNLASFASEGMLRINGRLDPSLEARGVVRLKRGRLTLFTTTFSLDPEAPNVAVFTPSAGLIPFVDVALRTRVSDTLQVGGLGSGSLGPSLAELETQGGAGTLDQLNLVRVFLSVSGPADRLADTLELRSSPPLPQDRLLALIGGNSLAGLTEGGAGAALATVLGQTLLAPLLGNLSDAFDQRLSFALYPAYVTPTLSSRSERRSQQVPPQLVLGSEIGLDINERFNASVLAAPNRSDVAPQLNLNYKASDLINLQGSVDTQGVWQGQLQVFLRF, from the coding sequence GTGGGGCGGCCGACCCCCCTGCTGCTGGCTTCCGTGGCCACGATGGCGGCCACCGGGGTGGCGATCGGCTCCGCCGATGCGCTGCTGGCGGGGGTCTACCGCCGCGTGCAGCCACGCCTGGAGTCGACCCTCGGCCGGGCCCTGGGTCACCCCCTTCAGCTCGGCCCCTACCGCGGCCTGGGCTGGTCGGGATTGACGCTGGGTCCCAGCCGGGTGCTGCCCGGCCCCGACGACGCCTCCACCCTGGACGTGCGCCAGCTGTCGCTGAGCCTGGACCCCCTGGCCAGCCTGCGGCTGCGCCGGCCCGTGCTCCAACTCGGGCTGGTCGGTCTGGAGGCCAACCTGCGCCGCAATGCCCAGGGGCGCTACTGGGTGCTGCCGCCCGATGATCCGAACGCCGAACCGCCGCGGCTGGACCTGCGGCTGCGGCTGGAGCAGCCCGCCCAGCTGAACGTCGCCCCCGCTGGCGTGAGCCTGCAGGTGGAGGGCAGTGCCGACCTGAAGCTGCACCTTGAGACGATCAAACTGCGGGCGCTGGTGCGGCCCTCCGGCCCCGCCGCCGGTCAAGACGGCAGCCTGCGGTTGGTGGGGGAGGGCAACTGGGGCAAGCAGAGCGCCAAAGCCCAGCTGCTGAGCCAGGGGTTTCCGCTGCAGCTGCCTGCCCGGTTCCTGGGATTACCCGGCTCCCTCAAGGGCGATGGCAGCGGCCGGCTCACGTTCTCCTGGCGGGATGGGGGGCCCCAGTGCGAGGGGGAGCTGCAGCTGCAACGGGTGCAGTGGCAGGCCCCGGGCTCCAACCCGCCGCTGAGCCTCAGGGAGCCCCGCCTGCGCTGCAGGGGTCAGCTGATCTCGCTGCCGGCCACCAGCTGGCGCTGGGGTGACTTCGATGGCCGCGTCGGTCTGCAGGCCCGCTGGCAGCGCCAGCAACTCGCCCTCGACACCCTGGAAGTGCTCCGCCTCAATTCCTGGCTGCGGGTGCGGGGCGAGCTGGGCAAACGCCTGCAGCTCGACGGCTCCTGGCAGCTGCTGCCCAGCGAGTTACCCCAGACCCAGGGCACGCCGCCGGGGCTGCTGGGCGAGGCGTTGCGGGGCCAGCTCCAGGTGCGCGGCAGCTGGCCCAGGCCCCAGGTGGAGGCTGCCCTGAGCCAGGCCAGCAACCCCGTGATCGGCTCCTGGAACGGGCTGCTGCGCTGGAATGGCGAGCAGCTGCGCCTGGAGAGGCTGCGCAGTGCCCACCTCACGGCCAGCGGCAGCCTGCCACTGCGTTTCAATCCCGGTCAGCCGCTGCGCCCCGGCCCCCTGGATCTGCGCCTGGCGATCAGCGATTTCCCGCTGCCGAAGCTCAGCGCCGCCGTGGGCACCGACCTCGAAGGGGTGCTCAATGCCTCCGGCAGCATCCGCGGCCCGCTCACAGGCCTGACCCCGGACTTCGCCCTGACCGTGTCCAGCCCGGGAGCCGGCCCCCTGCGGGTGTCGGAAACGTGGTCTGGCGACTGGTTCGGCAACGCCGCAGGAGGCGGGCGGCTGGCGATGCGCGCCGTGGGAACCACCGAGCCGGCCACGCTGGAGGCGAGCCTGGATCGCCGCTGGGTGCCCGAGTCGGTGCTGTTGCGGCGCAGTGGTGGGGCCCTGGCCCTGAGGGGGTCGCCGCGGCTGTACCGCTGGACCGCCGACGCCTTCCCCCTCGATGGCGTGATGCTCACCCTGGGGCCCCGCAGCCAGCGCCAACCGCTGAAGGGAGCCCTCAGCGGCGCGGGGGAACTGGAACTGCAACCCCTCGCCTTCAGCGGCCAGGCCAGCCTGGATCGGCCGGTGTTACTCGGTGTCTGGGCCGAGGAGGCCAGCATTTCCGGCCGCTACACCGAGCGCCGCTATCAGGCTCGCGTCGATGTGGTGCCGCTCAGTGGAGGCGGAGTCGCGATCGACTGGAGTGGCCGCTGGAAGGGCCCCTTCCAGGCCACGGTCACGGGGCGGGAACTGCGGGATCCGCTGGTGCGCCAGCTCCTGGAGGCCTGGCCGCTGTGGCAGGGCGAGGGCCAGCTGGCCAGGGGCACGGCGTCAGATCTCGGCACCTTCCTGATCGACACCCTGGGCGGCAGTCTGGATGGCCAGCTGGCGGCCCTTGAGCTGGCGCGCACGGCCCTGCAGGGGGCCCGCCGCGATCCGCTCAGCGGCCTCACCGTGGCCCAACGGCTGGAGAAGCTGGCGGGACGCTTCGACCTCGATGCCACGCTCACCGGCCCCAGGCTGGTGGACACCCGCGCCGACCTCTCCATCAGGGCCCACCTCTGGCTGCCGGGTCAGGACCAGGACCTGGCCCTCACCAGCGAGCCCGTGCAGGTGACGTTGCAGGGCCCCTTCCGCATGGGCCAGGGCCAGCTCTCGCTCTCCGGCCTGCCCCTGGCCCTGGTGGCCCTGCTCACGCCCGTGCCCGAGACTCTGCGGGGCCGGATCGCCGCTCAAGGGCGTTACAGCCTGGGCGGCGCTGATCCGGAACTCAGCCTGGACTTCGCCCTGGAGGATGGGGCTCTCGGAGAGGCGCCCCTGCTGCTCGAGCGCGGCGCGGTGGCCGTGGCTGGGGACGTGCTCAACGTGGATCTGGCTCTGCGCGCCGAGGGGGCGGAGAGCAACGTCGAACTGGCGGGCCAGGTGCCGCTCAATCCAGCCAGGGAGGGGCTGGAGCTGCGCCTGGCCAGCCGCGACGACGGCCTGCGCTTCCTCACCGAGCTGGCCCGCCCGGAGCTGGAGTGGAACGCGGGAGGCGGCGACCTGCAGCTGCTGGTGCGCGGCAGCCTCGACGATCCGATCGCCAACGGCTTTCTGCGCTTCCGCGATGCCGCGCTCACCCTGGTGGGCCAGAAGGTGGAGAACCTCCAGGCCACCGTGCTCTTCGACTTCGAACAGCTGTTCCTGCAGGAGTTCACCGCCCAGGTGGGCCCGCAGGGGAGCATCAGCGGCAGTGGCAGCCTTGGCCTGCTGGAGCCAGCTGTCATGGAGGACGGTGAGCCCTCCCAGCTCAGTCTGGAGCTCACGGACGTGCCCTTCGCCCTGCCGCGGGTGAAGGCCGTGGCGGCCGGTTCCCTGCTGGTGTCAGGCAGCCTGGCGGCCCTGGACATCGGCGGCGACCTGAGCATGTCCAAGGGCACGATCAATGTGCAGCCGGAGGGTGCGGCGCCGGCAGCTGGTGACAGCACCACGACGGTGTCGCGTGAGGCGCTCCAGAACTGGGACTTCAGCAGAGCTCTGGACCTGCTGGGGCCTGGCGTGGAAAGCCGGGCGAGCGCCAACCTGCGCGACCTGCTGCCCGCCGCGAGCGTGATCGGTTTCGACGATCTGCGCCTCAGCCTCGGCCCGGACCTCACCGTGGTGGTGCCCAACCTGGCCAGCTTTGCCTCCGAGGGGATGCTGCGCATCAACGGCCGGCTGGATCCCAGCCTGGAGGCGCGGGGGGTGGTGCGGCTCAAGCGTGGCCGCCTCACTCTGTTCACCACCACCTTCAGCCTCGACCCCGAGGCCCCCAACGTGGCGGTGTTCACGCCCTCGGCAGGGCTGATCCCCTTCGTGGATGTGGCCCTGCGCACCCGGGTGTCCGACACCCTCCAGGTGGGTGGCCTGGGAAGCGGCTCCCTGGGGCCTTCGCTGGCGGAGCTCGAAACCCAGGGGGGCGCCGGCACCCTCGATCAGCTCAACCTGGTGCGGGTGTTTCTGTCCGTGAGCGGGCCGGCCGATCGGCTTGCCGACACGCTCGAGCTGCGCAGCAGCCCGCCGCTGCCCCAGGACCGGCTGCTGGCCCTGATCGGCGGCAACTCCCTGGCGGGCCTCACCGAAGGCGGGGCCGGCGCCGCCCTGGCCACGGTGTTGGGCCAGACCCTGCTCGCCCCCCTGCTCGGTAACCTCAGCGACGCCTTCGATCAGCGGCTCAGCTTCGCCCTCTACCCCGCCTACGTGACCCCCACCCTCAGCAGCCGCTCCGAGCGTCGCTCCCAGCAGGTGCCCCCCCAGCTGGTGCTGGGCTCCGAGATCGGCCTCGACATCAATGAGCGCTTCAACGCCTCGGTACTCGCGGCCCCGAACCGCAGTGACGTGGCCCCCCAGCTCAACCTCAACTACAAGGCCAGCGATCTGATCAACCTGCAGGGATCCGTCGACACCCAGGGGGTGTGGCAAGGCCAGCTGCAGGTGTTCCTGCGCTTCTGA
- a CDS encoding DUF4332 domain-containing protein, translating to MAGLDDTALRRLGRAGGASEARLIRLRGQARLVIDVGLEPAEAALLLYAGVPDRRALAEADPQRLLVQMGRLQRSLTGLAAPMLSLARLRQWIQRARDRRTRN from the coding sequence CTGGCCGGGCTCGACGACACCGCCCTGAGGCGACTGGGCAGGGCCGGTGGGGCCAGTGAAGCGCGCCTGATCCGCCTGCGCGGCCAGGCGCGGCTGGTGATCGACGTGGGCCTGGAGCCTGCCGAAGCCGCCCTGCTGCTGTACGCCGGCGTGCCCGATCGGCGCGCCCTGGCAGAGGCCGACCCCCAGCGGCTGCTGGTGCAGATGGGCCGCCTGCAGCGCAGCCTCACCGGCCTGGCAGCCCCGATGCTGAGCCTGGCCCGCTTGAGGCAGTGGATCCAGCGGGCCCGGGATCGCCGCACCAGAAACTGA
- the hemE gene encoding uroporphyrinogen decarboxylase, with protein MAPNAPLLLRAARGEQVERPPVWMMRQAGRYMKVYRDLRDRHPGFRERSENPDLSYEISMQPFRAFQPDGVILFSDILTPLPGIGIDFDIIESRGPVIEPAIRSQAQVDALRPLNPAEALPFVGEVLGRLRADVGNAAAVLGFVGAPWTLAAYAVEGKSSKTYSVIKAMAFQEPALLHQLLGHLADAIATYVRYQIDSGAQVVQLFDSWAGQLSPIDYDLFAAPYQKRVIDQVKATHPDTPLILYISGSAGVLERMASTGVDFISLDWTVDMADGCARLPEHLGVQGNVDPGLLFGTPEAIRARILDTVRKARGRRHILNLGHGILPGTPEDNARVFFETGKAVSELLGAAV; from the coding sequence ATGGCCCCGAACGCTCCCCTGCTGCTGCGCGCCGCCCGAGGTGAGCAGGTGGAGCGGCCGCCGGTGTGGATGATGCGCCAGGCGGGGCGTTACATGAAGGTCTACCGCGACCTGCGCGACCGCCATCCGGGCTTCCGCGAGCGCTCGGAGAATCCCGATCTCTCCTACGAGATCTCGATGCAACCGTTCCGGGCTTTCCAGCCCGACGGGGTGATCCTGTTCTCCGACATCCTCACGCCCCTGCCGGGGATCGGCATCGACTTCGACATCATCGAGAGCAGGGGGCCCGTCATCGAGCCCGCCATCCGCAGCCAGGCCCAGGTGGATGCCCTGCGGCCCCTCAATCCGGCCGAGGCGCTGCCGTTCGTGGGCGAGGTGCTGGGCCGGCTGCGGGCTGACGTGGGCAACGCCGCCGCCGTGCTCGGCTTCGTGGGGGCTCCCTGGACCCTGGCCGCCTACGCGGTGGAGGGCAAGAGCTCGAAGACCTATTCCGTGATCAAGGCGATGGCCTTCCAGGAGCCGGCGCTGCTGCACCAGCTGCTCGGCCACCTGGCCGATGCGATCGCCACCTACGTGCGCTACCAGATCGATTCGGGGGCCCAGGTGGTGCAGCTGTTCGATTCCTGGGCCGGTCAGCTGAGCCCGATCGACTACGACCTGTTCGCCGCCCCGTACCAGAAGCGGGTGATCGATCAGGTGAAGGCCACCCACCCCGACACCCCCCTGATCCTCTACATCTCCGGCAGCGCCGGCGTGCTCGAGCGCATGGCCAGCACCGGGGTGGACTTCATCTCCCTCGACTGGACCGTGGACATGGCCGACGGCTGCGCCCGGCTGCCCGAGCACCTCGGCGTGCAGGGCAATGTGGATCCGGGCCTGCTGTTCGGCACCCCGGAGGCGATCCGCGCGCGCATCCTCGACACGGTGCGCAAGGCCCGCGGCCGCCGCCACATCCTCAACCTCGGCCACGGCATCCTGCCGGGCACCCCGGAAGACAACGCCCGCGTGTTCTTTGAAACCGGCAAGGCGGTGAGCGAGCTGCTCGGAGCCGCCGTTTGA